In one window of Henckelia pumila isolate YLH828 chromosome 1, ASM3356847v2, whole genome shotgun sequence DNA:
- the LOC140872465 gene encoding uncharacterized protein, translating to MLSKEIQESAIINPPICFTHPFEIESSLPPFVSFPLVLWHAFPVRAIVPCLCLSSRAPLSLVPLPPQKETTGDPATKPTLLNLQGNPPVGNPPPNPPVGNPPPPNPPADANGLFDDLKISFEEMASKLDGHHRFLLDLANYYFAFQGILLAAVSGSSYFSCSTGWFITLLAGLCAVPSLSTMGFLAHGWLQMMREIDQVLREIDAIHGDIDEVRARMVEHMKNRFSVTIGREYSGMTRYILVIGCGAITAVFTAAVAFLPYKFICAVRPNSMFPSP from the exons ATGTTGtctaaagaaattcaagagtcGGCCATTATAAATCCTCCTATCTGTTTCACTCATCCCTTTGAAATTGAATCCTCTCTTCCCCCTTTTGTCTCTTTCCCTCTCGTCCTTTGGCATGCTTTTCCCGTCCGGGCTATCGTACCATGCCTTTGTCTCAGTAGCCGCGCTCCACTATCCCTTGTACCGCTGCCTCCCCAGAAGGAGACGACAGGAGATCCGGCCACCAAACCAACCTTgctt AATTTGcaaggaaatcctccagtaggCAATCCTCCTCCGAATCCCCCAGTAGGCAATCCTCCTCCGCCGAATCCTCCAGCTGATGCGAACGGTCTATTCGATGACCTGAAAATTTCGTTCGAAGAGATGGCATCCAAACTGGATGGCCATCACAGGTTCCTCCTCGACTTGGCAAACTACTATTTTGCCTTCCAGGGAATTCTTTTGGCCGCGGTATCAGGCAGTTCCTATTTCAGTTGCAGCACTGGTTGGTTCATCACCCTTCTTGCGGGCTTGTGTGCTGTTCCGAGCCTTTCGACCATGGGTTTTCTTGCACATGGCTGGTTACAGATGATGAGGGAAATCGATCAAGTCTTGAGAGAGATCGATGCAATCCACGGAGACATAGATGAAGTTCGTGCAAGAATGGTTGAGCATATGAAGAACCGATTCTCAGTCACAATCGGTAGAGAATACTCTGGCATGACCCGCTATATTCTCGTCATCGGTTGTGGCGCCATAACTGCCGTTTTCACTGCTGCCGTAGCATTTCTCCCTTACAAATTCATATGCGCTGTCCGTCCTAACAGCATGTTTCCATCTCCTTGA